TCTATAAGTTTCATTTCCGAGGGATACCTGAGACAAAATTTGTGCGTTAATTTCTACTGTTATTTGCTCTTCGTCTCTTTTGTTGTGTATCAAATTAGAGCTACTTCTTTAAAGATtaagaaacaaaaaataaatgaaagaaatattttagaaattaaaagagataatGATTTGTGAATAAGATTAAGGCTAAAGACGTATCAacttgtttttattgttttcacATCCTCCTTTCTTGGGAATCAACTTTAAACATATTTTTGGGAGTAGAGGGTAGGCTGATGGGAGTGGAGAACTATGGGAGAAGCAACGAAAAAAACTTTATACACCCGGTGGCCCGGTGTGTAGACTATCCGGGTGACATCACAGTGGTGTGGATGAATACATAAATGACATGGCAATATAATGTgtaatatatattgaaaaaagCATTAATTacttatgataattaattaagtgAATTTGAAAGGCTATTATTCAAATTTCAAAGTCGTTATTgaatatcaaattataatttcatcatttttaattttattatagtgAAAAAAGCATTAATTACTTACTAGAATAATGCTTGATTGAGTTGAGTTGGTGAAGGAGTTTCTACACAATTACATTGAAATTTTATCATCTTATTAGAGTTGGAATGAGCAAAGGATGTAGGATTCCCTTGTATTCGGCAGAAGGTTTCTTTGGGGATGTGTGGGAATATTGTTGAGAAGCAACTTGTGAATACTAATTTCTTACACTTTTCTAAGTTCTCAAACAGTCAAAAATGGTGAATATCATTGTTTTATCCGCCAACGTTCTGAGAAATCATCATATCATCAATATGGATTGTTGAGTTCGGTGGACCCGGAGGATAATATTGGTGGTCATGTGAATACTAATTTCTTACAGGGAAGGGGAAGAGGAATGGGAATGGGAAGTCTAATGGTTTCCTCGTTTTTAGGTGTTAAATTCTAAGTTTTCatctttatttttcaaatttaaataaaaatacaactcCAATTATATTTTTCTAAGACACTGCATAGTTTTAGTAATATTATTCAATTGagcataaaaatataacttGTTTATTAATATAATGTTGTAACATAATTAATTTATCAAGTAATTtagattgaaaaaatattaaaattcacgttaataatagaaaaaaaaattacaacgaaaaaatattaagtatatataaagtatttctatttatcttgtatgagttatTTAACTTGTACATTTTTTCAACTCGACACAACCTAATTGCAACATATTTTTGTATCAGTTATTCAAGTTTTACATTTTCAAATCGATCGTATTTAAGTCATTTTAGTATAATGAAGCTTTAAACGAACTTAAATAATTCATTATATTAACTAATATCTATTAAATATTGACCCGATTTCAACTCGACATGACCCGACCTAATTGCAATAATATTCTTGTATGAGTTATTAGTGTTTCATTACATTTGTTTTAATAGATTagacacttaaacataattgaataataatatttgttgttataataataataataataataataataataataataataataataataataataataataataataataatgagtaattattttttttgggcaaagtaaattttaataaggagttattattattattattattattattattattattattattatttgtcaaataaaagattttattatttaCCAACAAAAAGATACAAATGCTGAAGGAACAACACCAAGTGAGAATTGCATCAGTATGGAACAAGGTCCACCTTCTAAAAAAGGGTTTTCCAAGCCCACTCTTCATATACATCACAAAGAGAGCCAACAACTAATCAAAACTGTACAGTACAAGACAGAGCAAAACTGAAGCTTAGGATAAATAACTAAGCATACATGAAACTATAAAAGCCAACGACTAATAGAATCATCGACTATCACTGAGTGCAGACTAAGAAATCTATGTCGCACATCAGCTCACACCATGGCACTAATATAGGAAGGTGATCTCACAAAGCCATTCCGAACCGCATCATTTCTGGATCTCCAAATGTGGTAGACagtagatatatatagatagcaCAGAGCGTATTCCGTTGCATTGTATTTTCTTTGAGCTTCTTGAATTTCATGTGAGCAATTGGTTTAAATTTGAGGTCGAACCAACTGCGAATATCTTGCAGACATCTCTGACTGAAAATACACTCAAAGAACAAATGAGCATTGGATTCAAAGTGAACACCACACAGAGGGCAAAGATCATTATCAACCACTTCAATAAGCTTTAGTTTGTCCTTTGTCATAAGCTTCTGAATAGCAGCCATCCAACAGATAAAACGAGTCTTTGGAATTGAAAGCCTATTCCAAATGACGTTAATCCATCTAAACCTCATATGAAGTTCCACCTGAGCCATGTATGTTTTCTTGATCGAATATATATCCTTACTAATCCAGGTCAAAAGATGATCTTTGACGCCACAAATTTTCTTCAATGTCCAACTAAGCAGTTGTAGGGGCATTGAAGATCTCCCAATGACCACCATTAGTAAACACCATGCACCCATCTAACCCATAAGGACTCCCTGAGATGCGAGATATAGCAAGCTATTTTTCCTAAAACCGCAATATTCCAAGCTTGCAAATTTCGAATACCAAGACCACCAGCTTTTTTCGACTTACAAAAAGTATCCTAACTAATATGCACAGCTTTTTGTGAATCATACAcacaaaactataaaaaaatcagTAAATGGAATTAACAATCTTAATGACATGTCAAGGGAGAATAAACATTTGGCACCAATAGGTGGAGATTCCCATCAAGATGgaatttattagttgaagatGAGCAACATAAGAAAGATTCTTCGCACTCCAGGCTCTAATCCTCCAAGTCATCTTGTCAACTATTTGCTCACAATCAACCATACTGAGTCTTTTGGAAGAAAAAGGAACGGTAAGATACTTGAAAGGAAGATAACCACAAGCAAACTGGGAAATAGTCCTGAACTCTTCTCTTATATCAGTAGGAATTCCAGCGGTGTAAATAACTGACTTAGCTGAATTAGCTTGCAATCTAGATGATTGGGAAAATAAAAGAATACAGTTACACAAGGCTCTAATAGAGAAAATATTTCCTTTACAGAACAACATCAAATCATCTGCAAAATAAAGATGAGAGAGTTTAATAGTTTTGCATCAAGGATGAAAATCAAAGGTACCTTAAGCATTCCTCAAAATTCTGGACAGATATTCCATGCCAATCACAAAAGGTAAAGGAGATAGTGGATCTCCTTGGCGAAGGCCTCTCTTTGCACTGAAAATAGGTGTAGGATTACTATTAAGCATGAGCACATAGCTTGTCGAAGTAATACACGTCATAATGACCTTGATAAAGGTAGGAGGGAAGTTCAAAACAACCAGCATCTCCTTGATAAACTACCAACTCATAGTATCATACGCCTTACAAAGATCAATCTTCATAAGACAACCGGGGGCACAATTCTTCCTGGTGTAATACTTCACAAGATCTTGGCAAAGTAAAATATTGTGCATGATATTTCTACCCGCCACAAACGTACCTTGAGCCTAATCAATTAGGTCACCCAGCGCTAATTTAAGCCAAGAACAAATAAACTTTGAAATGcacttataattaaaataacaatattcaGAGTAGCAATTAGTGCCTGGAAGCTCAGTAAAAATTTCAGTCGAAATAAAGAACCCCTAAACAAAAGTGTTGAATTTCCATTGAGATTAATCATGTCTTTATTGAAGTAGCAAATAGCAGTATTATGAATACAAATGACAGCTCAAGACTTGATTAATTCCAGAACCAAAAAGAACAAATATGACAATTAGACACCCAATGaaaatcaagaatatcaaaGCCTTTAAGAACAAGGAAATCAAGAACGACAATTAGCTAAAGAATTCAAATGTTGGAAGAAGTAGaagtttttaattgattttaattttttgggttgttttattattaattttgacttttaatcTAAAATCATGAGATtatttaatagttttttttatatatttttaagcgattttttCCAAGACATTATTGATGTATGAGTATGGGAttaatttaatgtatttttgttattgtataATCATTGTAGTGGGTTATTTTCAAGACTTCAAatcacattttattttttatcaatttaatGCCACTTCATCTGCCACTAGGCACCACATTATTTGCCACCTCAGACAAGTAAGTGACCCGATGGATAAATTAAGTTGTATATTCATACGGTgaaaattatttgtattttttgattGAGGGTAAATAATTAAGAGAAGATTAAAAGTTAAAGTaggaaaacaaaaataattaaaaataaaaataattgttagGGAGGGTGGGGAATACTTTTCTTTCATATGAGggaaatttttctttttttttttcatttattttgtttaatttactcTTATTCTACTTCTTTTACAACTatatcaattagtttatatcaaCTCTATTTATCTATATgtcattagtttgactttttttgcttcattaaatattaacatTCAATTCAAACATTTCTCTTAATGATGTTGTAATGAAAAAGATCTAAGGGTCGTAGCCCATATGGTTATGGGACATTGTCCACGCAAGTTATATATCTTGCAGGGAAATTAATGTGGTTTATACATAGAGAAATATACTTTCTCATCAATTTCTAATATTAGAGCCGACTTAGAGTAGCAGCTTAGGAGGTAACTTATGAGAATGTTGAGGCTTTTGGCAGTTTAAATGTAACGAAATAAATTTGACAACATTATAAGGATACGTGATTTTGTTCAATATCAATTGTATGGACTACTAATATGGGGTTTAGAGTTAATAAGAACTCTTACCTACTTAGCGAGTTTTTGGGTGAATTTTCTCATTTGTTCTATGACAAATGTTAATTAAAAACGACTTATTTAATAATCTCAATTGATAGTATAAGGTTGTGTATGTGATATCTCTAATCCTAGTAGTTCTATTTCTTTCCAAGATTGACCTTTCTTGttccaattttttttagtgCTTGCGAAACAGGCTGATAGTATGATGTGTTTAGCGTTTTTTCTTCGTAAATGTATGAGACAGTTTTATTGTGAGACGTGCTTAATAAATGGGCTAAATAGTCTAACTACTATACTtcataaagaaaatcaaaatataaactctttattgtaaatttttttcatCGTTGAGACAATCTATCGCTAGAAAAACTATTATATTATCTTTGTTGTGTGAAGTTGAAATTTTAGACACATCTCAAATAGAGTTACCAAAGTCTTTACGAATTTTTTTTGCTCGAAATTTCGTTGATGTAATGAGTATGTGAACGGgtattttttatatcaaaatgGTGTAATTAAGCAAAATGCAAGGTTTGATTCAAGTTAATGTAATTGtagttatatttaattttatataatttaaccAAGTACAATTAGATATATTTAGAACTAAAATAATACATTGACAAAGATTCAAATTAAATgttatatttgattaaaatagaaaaaaagatTTACTAATCTTTGTCATTACGCCTGGTGGCTGCTCCCATAAATAATGATAGTGATCCAAATTTTACCTTATTTAAAAATGTAAGCACAGCATAGAGAACAAATTTCAATGGAAAAAAAATCCTATAAATACTTGACAATCAAAAATAAATGCTGAAAGTAAATGGAAGAAAATAGTGGAACCGTTTGATAACTAGTTTTTTACTCTGATTTTTTGAATGTTTTTTAGCTTTCGGCTTTATAATAGGTCAAATATCCATTAAGTATTTGGTAACTtaaatgtaaataataaaaattgtaattCTAATATTATTAGTGGGAAATgggatataattatataaaaagtaatattaaccatattttaaaatcttatgAGAAGTTCTATTAAAAGActtattataacaataaaacAAAGAATTTTGAATGAGATAGTTTTATGGTTAGACCATCATTGCGATGAATTAGTTAATTATATAAGTTCGTCTAATAATGATAGTTAATTATATAAGTTCGTCTAATAATGAGATGATTTCATTCGATATTACACTATTTTATTTTCGATCGTTATTGTTCAATATACTGCTCTATTCTACACCCTTCGTACATGAATAAGttcccttttattattttagtgttttatttgttgtttttatgaagaatctttatatttatatcacaaattttaaacaaaataaccttattcatcctcaatttaatatttttataatgcttatggtctcatatatttttcactaacttcatttaatattttgataTCTCATGTGGTCTTTACATGTTAcctattaaatttataaaaacacttttttattagttgtggttttcaaaattttcacatcaattttcttttaatatttttttaatgcttatggtctttaatttcttatcaaatttattatttaattaaataatatagtaCTGTCTAAAAATTTCTACTTGTCTTAATTCCTATGAACATTCCTTGTGTGACTTCATTATAGAACAAAAACAGTACTTTCTATCGTTGTAGTTCAATTTTCCGAGGCCCAAAACTCGAATCCATTAAACCAGAAACAGTCCATTAAGCAAAACCAGAAACACTTGCCCTAAATCCTCCATATAAAAACCCCATATCAATTCAATTCGCATTACTTACCCACAGAAACCCTAATCTCTCCGCACTGCATTCCCATTTCCGCCTCCTTCAACCATGTCTTCCACAACCGCCGCTGCCCGACCTCTGGTCACAATCCAAACCCTAGAATCCGACATGGCTACCGATGCTTCTACCACCGTCGCTCTCCCTGATACCATGAAAGCTCCCCTACGTCCTGACATCGTTACTTTCGTTCACTCCCAGATGAGCAACAATTCTCGTCAACCTTACGCCGTTTCCAAGAAAGCTGGTCATCAAACATCTGCTGAATCATGGGGAACAGGACGTGCAGTTTCTCGTATCCCCCGTGTTCCCGGTGGTGGTACTCACCGTGCTGGTCAGGGAGCTTTCGGTAACATGTGTCGTGGTGGGCGTATGTTTGCTCCTACTAAGATCTGGAGAAAATGGCACCGTGCTATTAATGTCAATCAAAAACGATACGCTGTCGTTTCTGCCATTGCTGCTACTGCTATTCCTTCCCTTGTTCTTGCAAGGGGTCATAAGATTGAGTCTGTTCCTGAACTTCCTCTTGTTGTTTCCGACACTATTGAAAGTGTTGAGAAGACATCATCTGCTTTGAAGGTTTTGAAATCAATAGGCGCTTTGGATGATGTTGAAAAGGCGAAGAAATCGATCGCGATCCGTGCTGGGAAAGGAAAGATGAGGAATAGGAGGTACATTTCCAGGAAAGGACCATTGCTTGTTTACGCAACTGAAGGTTCTAAGTTGGTGAAGGCCTTTAGAAATATCCCTGGCGTGGAAATCTGTCACGTGGATAGGTTGAACTTGCTGAAGCTTGCTCCAGGAGGTCATTTGGGTAGATTTGTGATTTGGAGTAAGAGTGCGTTTGAGATGCTTGATTCCATTTACGGGTGCTTCGATAAGGTTTCTGAGATGAAGCGGAAGTATGTTTTGCCGAGGCCTAAAATGTTGAATGGGGATCTTGCTAGGATTATCAACTCTGATGAAATTCAGTCTGTTGTTAAGCCTATTAAGAAGGATGTTTCAAGGGCTCCATTAAAGAAGAATCCATTGAAGAATCTCAATGTTATGTTGAAGTTGAACCCGTATGCCAAGACCGCAAGGAGGATGGCTTTGTTGGCTGAAAATGAAAGAGTTGCTGCTAAAGAGAACAAGCTTCAAAAGAAGAGGAAGGTTCTTTCTAAGGTAGTTGTTTTGATCTcgtatttgtttaatttgttttatgattttgataGTTGATTTTTGTTCTTTTCTTGCATTTTAGTATTATTTGTCGTCAAGATTATGTTAAGTTGGGTTATTTTTATCGTTTATTGATTGATTGTGGTGTGATTAAGCTAGTTTACTCGTGGTTTTGCatttttacatatttaaatAGTTTATTTTCCAGTTTTTTTTGAAGATTGTGTTTGCATTGTTCATGTCTTGCTTTGCAATATTATTTCTTGTTTGTTATGGTTTGGTACTGTTAAAATCGGTTTCCTGTTATTAGTTGATTGATTGTGGAAATGATATTAATTGTTTGCTCacgttattacttattagtatTATCTGttgttagttttgattttttactGTAAAGTTGGGTTTCTTAAATCATTAGTTGATTGATTATCGAAATGATGAATCTTGTTTGCCGTGTATGTTACATAATTTGTGTCACTAAAATGCATTTAATCTAGTTCTGTTCCGATTTGATTTCGTGTTTCTTTTTATAAGTTGGTATTTGGTGTATAAAAATTTGATTGTTGCTGGGCTGTCAATGTCCTGATTATTCAACATTTGTTTTGGGTAAACTTAGATGTTTTTATATCTTGTGGGATGGTTTTAAGTATTGATTTCAATGTCTTAATGAGCTGCTCAATTGTTTGTTCTTGCTTATTGTTCTCATCGGATTTGCTTTCTTATTTAGTATATTGACTTTAGCTCTATTCTTATCATCTTTCCTATTGAGTCTAGAAATCGAAAACTAAACTGTTTGTGTTATGTTCTATAAACTGTTGTTGCTTCTGTCTAGGATGTTATGTAACGGATTGTATTGAAAAGTCATGGTGTTGGAATTCATTTGTGATCATGGTGCCTCGAATTTAGTCTAGCTAAAATGTTGTAGTGATCATATGTGGTTGAATATTTGTTTAATGTATTGTTGAGCCTGTTTTCTGGTATGTCATAGTGTTCACTTTCTTTCGAGTTCTAGTACgcttttttatatatgtatatcttgTTGTTTCATCAGTATATTCCTCATTGTTACCCATGTTTGGTGTATATTCTTTTTGTCATTTGCTGGGTATGTGGGTCTGTTTCTGTATGGTGAATACTCTATTGTATCTGTATGGATACTTGCTGGCTTCATTCTATACTTAAAGTGTTTTTCGTGATATTTTTATGTGGGAAGCTTCATTCAGCATTCCTTTGTAGCATGTTTTATTCTTGTTTCTTTGGTAAATGTATACGCTGGAGCTGTCCTAAATCAAATATAGGAGTTGCTAACTGTACCTATTTGTTGCTTTGCCTATTCTCTTCAGGAGGAGCGTGCTAAAATCAAGGCTTCTGGACGTGCTTTCTACCAGACTATGATCTCAGATTCCGACTACACAGAGTTTGAGAACTTCTCAAAATGGCTCGGTGCTTCCCAGTAATTTAAATCATCGTCGTAGATAAGTTTTGTTAGACAAATTTCTTAAGGCTTGTTGCAATCTTTTTTACTTTGGTCTTGTGAAGACACTTCAATTTTAAGAGTTATCGCACTCCACCCTTGTCTTCAAGTTTGTGACAATAGTCATAGCTAAAAGGCTTTTTGGCAGACATTACCATTTGTTTTTTGTTGTTATGATATGGATTTTTGCCCCATCAATACTTCATGCGTGTCGTTTCTGTTGCCCTTTGCTTTCCCGCCCTTGCATTGGTTTTGTGTTTGGGCTCTGCTGTAGGAGTGTTATACTGTGTGGATCTTTACGGCTTCATAGAGTGAAAATAAGATCTATTTTGAAGGCCGAGCCTGGTTACATTTTTCGTTCTTCAACGTGATGTGTTTCTGAAAATGTTGGAAAGTTCGATCTACTTAGTGGCGTAGGATCGAAGATAAAGTTATTTTCTTGCTCGCATTCGGAATGGTTATTTGCTGGGAAGTGCAACCTGCAActacatacaagtgtgcttctGTTTCATTTGCTTTAATTTCTCTATAAGTTTCATTTCCGAGGGATACCTGAGACAAAATTTGTGCGTTAATTTCTACTGTTATTTGCTCTTCGTCTCTTTTGTTGTGTATCAAATTAGAGCTACTTCTTTAAAGATtaagaaacaaaaaataaatgaaagaaatattttagaaattaaaagagataatGATTTGTGAATAAGATTAATGCTAATGACGTATCAacttgtttttattgttttcacATCCTCCTATCTTGGGAATCAACTGCATATTTTTGAGTTGAGGGTAGGTAGTAGGTTGATGGATTAATTAAGTTGTATATTCATAGGGAGAAAATTATTTGCATAATTGCATTTAAAGATGTTGTAATGGAATGGATGTTATGTGGTTTTTTAATAGAACAACGTACTTTCTGATCTACTAGACTAATCTTTTGGATGAGTTTACTCGTTTGTTACATAATCATAATATTAGAGCCGATTCAGAGTTGTGGCTTGTGAGTTAACCTATGAGGACGTTGGGGCTTTTGGCTGTTTGATTGTAATGAAATTGATTTAAGGCTATTAAAAGATTATGTGACTTTGTTCAACTCCTACTTAACTAGTTTTTTGGGTAAGTTTTCGCATCTGTTCTATAACAAAGTTGATTAAAACAACGTTTTTATAAATCTCAATTGATAGTATAAGGTTGTGTATGTGATCTCATTTATCCTAGTAGTGTTGTTTCTTACCAAGATTAACCTTTCTTGTTCCATTATTTGTTAGTGCTTGAGAAACAGGTTTGTAGAATGACGTGTTAGCATTATCTTTGCAAATGTATGTGATGAGTTTATCACAACATGTGATTGATAAATGTGTTAAATAGtctaatactacaatttataaagaaaatcagaatataaattctttattgtaaaattttttaCGGTGAAGACAATCTATCGCAAGAGAAGCTATTATTTTATCTTTGTTAtgttaatttgaaattttagaCACATTTCAAATAGGGTTACCAAAAagtctttaaatttttttctcaaaatatcGTTGACGTAAAGAGTGTGTGAGTGGGcatttttttatatcaaaatgGTGTAATTAAGCAAAAGGCAAGGTTTGATTCAAGTCAACGTAATTTtagttgtattaatttttttataatttaaccaAGTACAATTATAGATATTTAGAACTAAAATAATACATTGACAAGgatgaaaaattaaatgagatatttgattaaaatagaaaaaaagatTTACTAATCTTTGTCATCACACCTGCAAGCTGCTCCCATAAATAATGGTAGTTTATCCAAAATTACCTTATTTAAGAATATGCACAGAGAATAAATTTTAAGAGAAAAAGATCGCATAAATACTTGacaatcaaaaataaatgtTGAAAGTAAatggaagaaaataatgaaactGTTTGATAACTAGATTTTTACTCGACTTTTTGAATGTTTTTTAACTTTCGGCTTTATAATAGATTAAATATCCAAAAATAATGAAGTATTTGGTAACTtaaatgtaaataatataaattgttCTTCTAATATTATTAGTGGGAAATGGGATATATAAAGTAACATTAATCATATTTTAAAATCTGATGTTTTAAAGGTAATTTTGTCATTAATAGCCAACTAAAGATGTTGATTCGACAAATGGGATATATAAAGATGTTTCGCGTCTgctcaaaattaaattatatgttcATATTAgtgttttatataattgtaaaaccATTTTAAAATCGAGTTAAATTAGATTTGGTTGCTACACACAATAGCGAACCAAACTCATTTTTAAAAAGCCAACACAATTAGTTTATAAAAAAGCCACTAAAAGTAAACAATTATTTCAACTGATCAAATAAGCCAACAACTCCAACCAACAACTCAAGCTAAACAATGCTCTGAAATCATTTCTGAGAGCTAGTTGTTGCAACGTGTGTTACACAGCACCGCAAAAAACATttcaagctttaaaatgcattatTTATAGTTTAAGTATACTTATTTCAtccaaaaaactaaaattatataattattgaaACTTCTATTGAGCTAAATTAATAGTATTTGATCTAAATATGCCGTATAATATAATGAACTATTATGTGTTTTTTGGTTTACAACATGCAATAAAATTAACATGCaataaaaattatctttaagaaaatattcaaaaaaaaaatgtgcaAAGAAACACGTTAAGTTGAATAAGAATGAAAGGAAGTCACTCCTATGTGATATACTCTCATGCTTGATACTCTATTCTATTTCTATTGACTTAGcatcaagtatatattaaaaatcaacaaaaaaaaaaaaaagtgatggtTAATGTATCAAAGTTGAGAAAATACATGGTTAAGAGGAAATATAAGCTATGTGTAgatgagaattgaaaaaataaattatgaataaaaataaaaatagagatatTTTAAATGGTAGGCACGAACTTTTTGGAATGTTAATATTACGGCAACTTAAATTATAAgagtacaatgctattttgtagaaattttttttaatttcttatcaCTGACCTTTTGCAAAAGTACATAGCTACTATGTAGAATATCCCATAAAAATGTAGAACATTAGACACAAcatgcaaaaaaataaattgagctAATTGGAGAGTAATGCTCTCATGCTAAATACTCCCTTTAGTGTATGAGAACTAGAAAAAGATTGTAGGAAAGAACCGGTAATTTAGGCCGGTATTTTAGGCAAATATCATGTGTAGGATACTTTACTTTAGTGGGTGAGAATCAGTTTATATGGAGaagtaagaaacagaaggtaATTTTTCTATCAAGTGTTGAAGTAGAGTTCAAGAGAATTGCTAAAGGAATAATAGAGATCCTATGGATTCGAAAACTTTTGAATGAACTTGGTTTCCCACAAAAAACAGCTTGCAATCTATATTGTGACAATAAGGCTGCTATTAATATTTCAGGGATTCCAGTGCAACACGATAGAATGAAACATATTGAGATTGATAGACATTTCATTAAAGAGAAACTGGAGGGGAAAATCATCAGTTTTCCTTTTGTCAGAGCAAAGGATCAATTGACCAATATTCTTACTAAAGCAGTCAATACTGAAACATTTAATGAAATATTATGCAAGTTGGGTATTGGAGATCCTAAGATTCCAAGTTGAGCCGGTATTTTAGGCTAATATCATGTATAGGATATTAGCATATTccctttttattatattaagatTTGTTCAATATTTAGCTCTTAACACTTGTATTTATAAGCGATGTAATGTTGAGGGAAAACAGTAATTAAAACAAGTATTTAAACCAATTCAATTCCGcattattaatttctttaatgATTATAACTAtcggcaaaaaaaaaaaatagaaataaagggaaaacaGAACAAGTATTATTGTCATTAACGGCGTTCATTCAGATAATTGAGTTAATTTTGAATCAAGTGTTTTTAATCAGTTTAAAAtccaattttatatttaaattgatttttaaataattataaatctaaAAATACGAGCAAAACAAGAGTCAAAATTGTGCTCCATTATAATCACTATCAACCCACAATTAATGACCCACCTACTTTTTTCATTTAAACctctttcattttattttcaattttcaacttAGTCtggattattaaattaattatttataaactgATCCTGGTTTCCTCTTGTATTACAAAACTTTGTTGGTGCGTAGTGTTGTGGGTGTACCTGCAATCATCGTACAATCTCATACCCACTTCTTTGTTTCTCAATATTCTTCAATTTGGTAACATTTCTTATTTCTCTACTTGTTTTTGTACATGATCTTCAGCTTTCAATTTTATACTTATTCATCtgattc
This Amaranthus tricolor cultivar Red isolate AtriRed21 chromosome 13, ASM2621246v1, whole genome shotgun sequence DNA region includes the following protein-coding sequences:
- the LOC130798204 gene encoding uncharacterized protein LOC130798204, whose translation is MTCITSTSYVLMLNSNPTPIFSAKRGLRQGDPLSPLPFVIDDLMLFCKGNIFSIRALCNCILLFSQSSRLQANSAKSVIYTAGIPTDIREEFRTISQFACGYLPFKYLTVPFSSKRLSMVDCEQIVDKMTWRIRAWSAKNLSYDTFCKSKKAGGLGIRNLQAWNIAVLGKIACYISHLRESLWVRWVHGVY
- the LOC130798251 gene encoding 60S ribosomal protein L4-1-like, whose translation is MSSTTAAARPLVTIQTLESDMATDASTTVALPDTMKAPLRPDIVTFVHSQMSNNSRQPYAVSKKAGHQTSAESWGTGRAVSRIPRVPGGGTHRAGQGAFGNMCRGGRMFAPTKIWRKWHRAINVNQKRYAVVSAIAATAIPSLVLARGHKIESVPELPLVVSDTIESVEKTSSALKVLKSIGALDDVEKAKKSIAIRAGKGKMRNRRYISRKGPLLVYATEGSKLVKAFRNIPGVEICHVDRLNLLKLAPGGHLGRFVIWSKSAFEMLDSIYGCFDKVSEMKRKYVLPRPKMLNGDLARIINSDEIQSVVKPIKKDVSRAPLKKNPLKNLNVMLKLNPYAKTARRMALLAENERVAAKENKLQKKRKVLSKEERAKIKASGRAFYQTMISDSDYTEFENFSKWLGASQ